In Mus musculus strain C57BL/6J chromosome 1, GRCm38.p6 C57BL/6J, a single genomic region encodes these proteins:
- the Inha gene encoding inhibin alpha chain isoform 1 preproprotein (isoform 1 preproprotein is encoded by transcript variant 1) yields MVSQRSLLLLLLLTLRDVDSCQGPELVRELVLAKVKALFLDALGPPAMDGEGGDPGIRRLPRRHAVGGFMHRTSEPEEEDVSQAILFPATGATCEDQPAARGLAQEAEEGLFTYVFRPSQHIRSHQVTSAQLWFHTGLGRKSTAAANSSAPLLDLLVLSSGGPMAVPVSLGQGPPRWAVLHLAASAFPLLTHPILVLLLRCPLCSCSGRPETTPFLVAHTRARAPSAGERARRSTPSVPWPWSPAALRLLQRPPEEPAAHAFCHRAALNISFQELGWDRWIVHPPSFIFHYCHGSCGMPTSDLPLPVPGVPPTPVQPLFLVPGAKPCCAALPGSMRSLRVRTTSDGGYSFKYEMVPNLITQHCACI; encoded by the exons ATGGTGAGCCAGCGGTCTCTGCTGCTCCTTTTGCTGTTGACCCTACGGGATGTGGACAGCTGCCAGGGACCCGAACTTGTCCGGGAGCTCGTCCTGGCCAAGGTGAAGGCTCTATTCCTAGATGCCTTGGGGCCCCCAGCAATGGATGGGGAAGGTGGGGATCCTGGAATAAGGCGTCTGCCTCGAAGACATGCCGTTGGGGGTTTCATGCACAGGACCTCTGAACCAGAGGAGGAAGATGTCTCCCAGGCTATCCTTTTCCCAGCTACAG GTGCCACCTGTGAGGACCAGCCAGCTGCCAGAGGGCTtgcccaggaggctgaggaaggcctCTTCACTTATGTATTCCGGCCATCCCAACACATACGCAGCCACCAGGTGACTTCAGCCCAGCTGTGGTTCCACACAGGCCTAGGCAGGAAGAGCACAGCAGCCGCCAATAGCTCTGCGCCCCTGCTAGATCTTCTGGTGCTATCATCTGGGGGGCCCATGGCTGTGCCTGTGTCCTTGGGACAGGGCCCGCCACGCTGGGCTGTACTGCACCTGGCGGCGTCTGCTTTCCCTCTGCTGACCCACCCCATCCTGGTGTTGCTGCTGCGATGCCCACTCTGTTCCTGCTCGGGCCGGCCTGAGACCACTCCTTTCCTGGTAGCCCACACTAGGGCTCGAGCACCCAGTGCGGGGGAGAGGGCCCGGCGTTCAACTCCCTCCGTGCCTTGGCCTTGGTCTCCTGCGGCTTTGCGCTTGCTGCAGAGGCCTCCCGAGGAACCCGCTGCGCATGCCTTCTGCCATCGAGCTGCTCTCAATATCTCCTTCCAAGAGCTGGGCTGGGACCGCTGGATCGTACACCCTCCCAGTTTCATCTTCCACTACTGCCATGGTAGCTGCGGGATGCCCACATCTGACCTGCCCCTGCCAGTCCCTGGGGTGCCCCCTACCCCGGTTCAGCCCCTGTTTTTGGTGCCAGGGGCCAAGCCCTGCTGTGCTGCTCTTCCGGGGAGCATGAGGTCCCTACGCGTCCGAACCACCTCAGATGGAGGTTACTCTTTCAAGTATGAGATGGTACCCAACCTTATTACTCAACACTGTGCTTGTATCTAA
- the Inha gene encoding inhibin alpha chain isoform X1, translated as MWQTKLYLGATCEDQPAARGLAQEAEEGLFTYVFRPSQHIRSHQVTSAQLWFHTGLGRKSTAAANSSAPLLDLLVLSSGGPMAVPVSLGQGPPRWAVLHLAASAFPLLTHPILVLLLRCPLCSCSGRPETTPFLVAHTRARAPSAGERARRSTPSVPWPWSPAALRLLQRPPEEPAAHAFCHRAALNISFQELGWDRWIVHPPSFIFHYCHGSCGMPTSDLPLPVPGVPPTPVQPLFLVPGAKPCCAALPGSMRSLRVRTTSDGGYSFKYEMVPNLITQHCACI; from the exons ATGTGGCAGACAAAACTTTACCTAG GTGCCACCTGTGAGGACCAGCCAGCTGCCAGAGGGCTtgcccaggaggctgaggaaggcctCTTCACTTATGTATTCCGGCCATCCCAACACATACGCAGCCACCAGGTGACTTCAGCCCAGCTGTGGTTCCACACAGGCCTAGGCAGGAAGAGCACAGCAGCCGCCAATAGCTCTGCGCCCCTGCTAGATCTTCTGGTGCTATCATCTGGGGGGCCCATGGCTGTGCCTGTGTCCTTGGGACAGGGCCCGCCACGCTGGGCTGTACTGCACCTGGCGGCGTCTGCTTTCCCTCTGCTGACCCACCCCATCCTGGTGTTGCTGCTGCGATGCCCACTCTGTTCCTGCTCGGGCCGGCCTGAGACCACTCCTTTCCTGGTAGCCCACACTAGGGCTCGAGCACCCAGTGCGGGGGAGAGGGCCCGGCGTTCAACTCCCTCCGTGCCTTGGCCTTGGTCTCCTGCGGCTTTGCGCTTGCTGCAGAGGCCTCCCGAGGAACCCGCTGCGCATGCCTTCTGCCATCGAGCTGCTCTCAATATCTCCTTCCAAGAGCTGGGCTGGGACCGCTGGATCGTACACCCTCCCAGTTTCATCTTCCACTACTGCCATGGTAGCTGCGGGATGCCCACATCTGACCTGCCCCTGCCAGTCCCTGGGGTGCCCCCTACCCCGGTTCAGCCCCTGTTTTTGGTGCCAGGGGCCAAGCCCTGCTGTGCTGCTCTTCCGGGGAGCATGAGGTCCCTACGCGTCCGAACCACCTCAGATGGAGGTTACTCTTTCAAGTATGAGATGGTACCCAACCTTATTACTCAACACTGTGCTTGTATCTAA
- the Inha gene encoding inhibin alpha chain isoform 2 (isoform 2 is encoded by transcript variant 2) — translation MAVPVSLGQGPPRWAVLHLAASAFPLLTHPILVLLLRCPLCSCSGRPETTPFLVAHTRARAPSAGERARRSTPSVPWPWSPAALRLLQRPPEEPAAHAFCHRAALNISFQELGWDRWIVHPPSFIFHYCHGSCGMPTSDLPLPVPGVPPTPVQPLFLVPGAKPCCAALPGSMRSLRVRTTSDGGYSFKYEMVPNLITQHCACI, via the coding sequence ATGGCTGTGCCTGTGTCCTTGGGACAGGGCCCGCCACGCTGGGCTGTACTGCACCTGGCGGCGTCTGCTTTCCCTCTGCTGACCCACCCCATCCTGGTGTTGCTGCTGCGATGCCCACTCTGTTCCTGCTCGGGCCGGCCTGAGACCACTCCTTTCCTGGTAGCCCACACTAGGGCTCGAGCACCCAGTGCGGGGGAGAGGGCCCGGCGTTCAACTCCCTCCGTGCCTTGGCCTTGGTCTCCTGCGGCTTTGCGCTTGCTGCAGAGGCCTCCCGAGGAACCCGCTGCGCATGCCTTCTGCCATCGAGCTGCTCTCAATATCTCCTTCCAAGAGCTGGGCTGGGACCGCTGGATCGTACACCCTCCCAGTTTCATCTTCCACTACTGCCATGGTAGCTGCGGGATGCCCACATCTGACCTGCCCCTGCCAGTCCCTGGGGTGCCCCCTACCCCGGTTCAGCCCCTGTTTTTGGTGCCAGGGGCCAAGCCCTGCTGTGCTGCTCTTCCGGGGAGCATGAGGTCCCTACGCGTCCGAACCACCTCAGATGGAGGTTACTCTTTCAAGTATGAGATGGTACCCAACCTTATTACTCAACACTGTGCTTGTATCTAA